The nucleotide sequence cttgctactgcaataggacaaaatacactatctctgtccttaatcacactacagttgccaactcttttaagagaaaatgctaacagtaattgcaactccttaatgaaatatataggcttactagtcaccagtgaaagatgtagcttagacaaaatgtagttattaataaggatgaaatgctgcaagaatgtgtgtattcaactttctttgtttagcaatattaagaattaaggactcaagtgtttaaccttattagaaactcccttggttttcccccttgagtggtggccaggctctgggtggaacccaacaggaggatgaaatcagatgtttccgctcaaagaaaattgccagttattttggcctgttgatttagaggctggacctgcttgcagcgatgttggatgcctcacctacggatggacgcatcgcgtaggatttccggtttgcgaggaagggcactctaaattctcgctgcatccagggttccccagcaattgcggatctgaatattagtacctcATTAATGATGAGACTGCTTGTGTGGTGAAGacgatggcagtgatgagagtgcttgcgtgaagaagacgtgtgctgaatctgattttgtgtgcatcagtggtcagtgtgtgcctaacagatggcagtgtgatggggatctGGACTGTGAGgatgggtctgacgagagtgctgaactgtgccatatgagaacatgccgggcaaatgaaatcagctgtggtcctcagtcaacccagtgtatcccagtgtcctggaaatgtgatggtgaaaaagactgtgctactcttttcaactagtaactgtaactgctgtattgtttttagccttcggtggaactattttaagtatgctgtgttttttgaagtttgcctaacccttaattgataaatcTTTGAAACATgtttgcaggtgcagctgcaaaacaaagaaaggggagatgtgggaggcattggcctgtcagccttgcacagcctctgagaaatagctaggctttgatgagaaacaggccttgggagaaagataagaaactgccgagttgtgccaaggtggcagggaaaaacaacggacagctgcaacactgaactgtggaaaagtactgaactgtgagaagttactgccgcatgaacagcgtgtgaacaagagggtgattggtctgcacagggcgtgttagagtggtctgatgctggtaggagaaaaggttgatagctgtctaattgctgatttgttaactatgaagtaagagctttaccgacagcatctgagagcataagtatgtactattgtaacaataaactctctttttccttctgcacttcacgGAGAGTCCATGTCTGAGTTGTCACAGATGGCTACACttctcgatgcagcccaggatatggttgccTTTCTCAGCTgcgagcacacactgctggctcatagtcagttttccatccactagtacccccgagtccttctctgcagggctgctctcaatccactcattgcccagcctatATTTACGTATGGGATATCCCCAACCCATGTGCACagcttgtacttggccttgttgaacttcatgaggtttgcacgggcgcacctctcaagcctgtccaggtccctctggatggcatcccttccctctaacCTGTCGACTGCACCATAGAGCTTGGTATTGTGGAAAACATAGGCATGATTCGTGTCAAGATAGAATATGGTGTGGTAAGTGTAATTGTTGTACCCTGtgtggatctgaaatgatttgtgatcactataacctgTATCATAATTGTGATGAATGTTTGGATCAAATTGAgaatatgtatgaataaaatATGGATGAGTGTGCTACTCGCTTGCAACAATGTAACCGCTGCTTAAAAAGCCCGCCAAAAGATGAAATCATGAGACTTTTAAAAGATCCAATAGGAGAAGAGCGTGCCAAGAGGTAAAGACCttgagactttcaaaagacccaataGGAAGAGGACACATACCCCAGCAACTCAAATGAACAAATGGGAAAAGAGCAGGATGACTATCTGGTGAAAGGAGATTGGTCAAGATGCTGGTGCAAGAATATAAAAGACACTGCTTGTAGAACTCGGTGTGcatcctggtagagcagagactcccggcgcacccagcgctgtttgcttgtttttattcaCTTAATAAATTGGAAACTTTGTTTAAATTCCTGTTTGGAACTAAATTATTTATCacagtgtcatcagcaaacttgctgagggtgcgctcagtcccactgtccatgtcaccaacaaagatgttaaacagctttggtcccaatactgacccctgaggaacgccactctcTCCAGTGAAAAAGATTTGAAACACAAAAACTTCAGGCACCCAAGATCTTCATAATCCAGCATCTTAAATCAGGTGTGAGTTTATACTTAAAGGTCAGAGAGCACGGGCTGTTATCTAGTAGGTAGTAGTGGGCTAACACAGACTTCACTGCTGCAAAACCCACCCAGCAACCACGCCTTGCCCATCCCCCAACGCTCAAAGGGGTAAGAAAGCGACACGGGCTCGTTTCTACTCTTAAACCATGCATGCCCGAGCGCCAGACAGGTAGAGCAACAACGGCTAGGGCCCGGCAAAACCTTCTGAGCAACTACTCGGGTGCCTCCTGTGGAAGGACTGAGGGAGATGCTCTCGGGAGAGCGGGACGAGGGCTCCGATAACGCGCTGGTACCTTGGccgccggggggcgggggcgggggggcgctgCACAGCAACCGCCGCGCCCGGCGCCCCCCCAATAGGCCctgggccgggccggcggggaggAGGACCCCCCGAGCGAGCAAAGGGCAGCCGGGCCCGGCCTAAGGCGTGTCCAGGGTGGGGCCACGGAGTCCCCCCACTCCCGTAAACCCCGCACCGTGAGAGCCGCGCCCCGTCCCAGCCCCACCGTTACCCGCCGGAGCTTCTCCTCCATGGCGGCCTCCACCACCTCCATCACAACTTCCCCCGCCTGTCGCGGGGCCTCACAGAACTTGTAGGTCTGGGGTGAAGGGGGCTGGGCGAGCCCAGCAAGACGCAGTTTCCTAGTTTTAAATACTTGAAAcgcagagaaaatatttttaaaaaatcagttcaaTTCAAATAGCTGCAGTGAACACTTTTACCAAAGTGGATTTAAATGCTCTAAGTGTTTTGAAAGAATTTGCTTCTCCCCTATACCCaatacttttaagaaaatggtctttaatcagtaaaataatttgaggggatttattttttttgatgGAATCGTATGTTTCATGTATTTCATAAGGCAAATTACAAATAAAGACCTATAAAACCCTTAATAAAAAAGGCATGAATAATTTTAAGTTCAAGGGTAAAAATTGAAATCCGAAGTTTGTATATCATTGCTTACataaattcatattaaaaaatgtaCTCCTTGTTGGAAAATACACTGTAAAAACACATCTTCTGAGCCAAACTCTTAAAACAGTTACCAAGAAACCACCTTTCTTTAGTAACAGCAAAAGTACAAAGGCACAAGACTTAAATAGATTATTTAAATCAATGTGGGTTTCTTTTCAGGcagttttaaagaatttaaagtgATTACTGAAATAATCAGCATGAGAAACATTGCTGAAGCATCATGTTCGACACAGCGCATGCCAAAAGGGTTGTATTTTCACTTAACCTTTTCCAATTCCTAGGAAGTCCTGCTGGGATCTGTGCTTTACTAACTTCTCTGGATTACCATGGGGACACAATCACACTGTGCCTGCCTGAGTTTCAGCACTTTCTCCCCAGCAGACTAAATCCTACATCTTACATATGGGACTTATTGCCAAGTGTGCTGTTCCTGCAGGGTTAGGCCTCAGATCACAACAGGGAGAGACACCCCTGTGCGCCATAAGCACAACTGCCTCTTGCAGTGAGATTCTCCCCAGCTTGCAATGATGCTACCCTGTCACGATCACCTCTGATGGCACCTGTAGAGTCAGCTTTTAGGTTTCACATATCATCAGTAGACTAGCTAAAAAATTTAAGCTCCTCTGTAGAAAGAAAACCAACACGGTGCTGCACATCATCTCTCTTTTACCCCCATTTCCAGAGCGCAGGCAAGATGCCAGCACTCCTCTGTCACACTTTTCTTCTGCCACCAGCAGCTACTATGGGACCAGGTGGACAAAAGCATCCACAGCTTCCAGAATAGGGGGACACCCTGCCCCACACCATCACTGTCTGCCTCGCAGCCTCTCACACTCTTGGCCCTAGGCTGTCCTACAGCCCTCATACCCCAGCCTCCTGTATCCCACACCGGCGCCTACCCACTTCatgccccctccccgccccttcTGCCCGCCGAGAGCCATTTCAAGGACACCTACCGCAAcggggtatttttttaaaagccccgTTTCgtgtgctttttattattttctatatatatatctatacattCCCTCACCGATCCGAGGTGTAGTAAGGGGCAGGGCGACGCGACGCCTGAGATGGCCGGAGGTGGTGGGGGATGCACTTCCGGGCCGTGTCCCGCTCCGGCCCGTGGGCGTGGCCTCGCCGCCAAAAGGGGCGGAGCGCGCCGTCGccattttggggagaaagagcaCGACTCGTagtcctttcctttctgctttagtTTTTCTCTATAGGAATTGCTGCTATGTTCTTTGCCCGCGTGGCTGCCGCCCTCGCTCGCTTCTTGCCGCTGCAGGCTGGCCTGGTGAGTGCGCTCTCTCCTCCCTGGGGTGAGCGGGGAGGGGATGGCGGGTGCAGCCGCCATCTTGGGGGCCGCGGTGACATTGAGGGGTCGCGGCCTCTTGTTGTCGGGAGTCTAGGATGTATGGGGGGCTTACCTCAGCACTAGGTGACGGTGGAGCCCGACCCCCTGCTAAGGAGCGTGGGGGGGTCTACGGGACGGTGTGTCTTTCCCCAGGGATGCGGATTGGCACTGTTGAGGTTCAGGTTAACGTCTGAAAGCTGCTAGATCCTAGTCAGGGTTAGGGATTTGAGCTGCGAGGCTTTGTCAGGtggtattttgtttttcctgtttggggggggggcagggttgCGAAGATCTGTCAGGACCCGTTCCTGGCCAGTGTATCTTGTGAAGGTGAATGGAGGAGAGGCCTGCCTAAACTTTCAGAGAAATAGCATTAGCGCTGCATAGGACTGAACTGGGAGTTTTGCTTGGGATGTGGGATTATAATCTTTGAATGCATTTAttattacagggttttttttcccgtTTCTGCTATCGTATATGTTCTAGCCATGCTTCAGAAATTCTGCAGTTagatttttcttggaaaagcCAACCTTTAAAAGGCATAATCTTATTTCTCCCTCATGCAGAACTATGAGGGGTGCACTGGCTTCTTTATGCCCCAAGCTTATGTTCAGCGCAAAGGTGGCAAAGGAGAAGAGATATTGCTTTgggagctgctgcagtgctgtgatGGTGACATTAGTGCAATACAGAAAAATGCAGCGAGTAATTGAACAATCTCCTTTACCATCTGTCCTTGCTTAGCAGTGCTGGACTTGGTTCCATAATTACAGTTTGTGAATGGAGCGTGCTGTGAAGCTCAACTGAGAACTGAGACACGTTAAATGTATAAGCTCATGATCAAAAATTTCAGTGTGTTATctcttaacatttttttgaatGATTGAGGAAACCTTACTGTTACTTGAAACAGTTATTTGTTTTAGATTTCCAGAAACACCCTGGGTGCAGCATTTATTGCTACGAGAAACATTCATGCCTCCAAAACATGCTTTCAGAAAACTGGTAAGTTTGAGAAAGGTCTTCATATAAGAGTGCAGTTTAAGAACTTGCTCTATTAGACAAAAAGGAATTTGAATATGAAGTgtgaggggtgtgtgtgtcagTTGACAAAACACTTGAGGACATTTATGTACTGACAGTATTTAATAGTGAACTATCTGTTACACAGTCACATCCAGGAGACTTCACTTAAATAATTGTGCCCAAACCGAAGGAGTGGTCACATGTCAATTTGCTTACACAGCTTACCTGTTTCACGAGGATTCAATTCAGTCTTCAACTCCtgcaaaattatttgaaaaaacacCTCAAATTGCCGTTTCCTGTCTTGTTTGTAACAGTATGAAGGAACAGATGACTTTCCCAGACCTGCTACCTTGTGTCCTTGATTATAACTTTTTTGCTGCCAGCATCTTGGTGTTTAGAGAAGGCAGTGGCACTGCATAGCTGTATTATTTGGTAGCGATTCATGTACAATTTTTGAAGTGGTTTAGGGTGATTAAAGGTGTTATTAGGAAATAACTGTTTCACAGTGTTATTTACTGTTTCCTAGCTGAGGAAATAAAAAGTTGTTGGTACACTGCCAAACAAATTTGAGGAAAATGGAGAATACATTTTTATAGCTTATATCAAACAACTTGCTCCTTAAATGTATTGAGttcctttaaatatatttgtatctTGGATTAAAAATCACTTGATAGGGTGTTTTGATGCCTCCAGTCTAACTAAATGCTCTGCAAGCAGACCTAGCATGTCCTTTCTGAGCTAAGGCTAATGATTTAATCTAATTGTTTTCTAGGGGGAGCGATTACTAATAGTGTTGGACATAATGAAGGAAATTGATAACTAAACAGCCATCAATGTTTTGATTGAAGCTGGCTTCTAATGATGTGTTGAAGCTGCTTTTATTGGATGTGAATACAGAAGCTATTATTTCTTATGCATCCTATGTAAGGGAGAGTACTACTTGCTAGACCTTGTGGCATACCTGAGGAAGGGTACCTTGGCTTGTAAATTCAAGACAAGCTTACTGAATTCATACTGTGCCTTAATGTGCTAAATGTGGTTTGAAACACCTCTTTCCAGGTACTGCTGAGGTATCTTCTATTCTTGAGGAACGTATTTTGGGAGCTGACACCTCTGCTGAACTTGAGGAGACTGGCCGTGTGCTCTCAATTGGTGATGGTATTGCCCGTGTGTATGGCCTAAGAAATGTCCAAGCAGAAGAAATGGTTGAATTCTCTTCTGGCCTGAAGGTAAGCTTTCACTAAAGCAGTTTGTTTAGCttagaaatacaagaaatacttttttttaaggagaacATGAGACTATGCTTGGAAGTACCCATATGGACCTTTTACAGACTTCATTGCAGCTTTAATACGTAGTAACTAGTTGAAATAATACTACAAAAAGCAAATATTCTTTGAATTTGTAACACTTTGCTTTCAGTATCTGGTTTTTGGCCAGCATTTGAGCTTCATTTGTCTTCATCTAGGAAGTATAAAAACTAATCTGGcattggattttgttttctttggtttcagACTGGCTTTTCTGTTTACTGTTGAATAATAGCCCCTCTGCTCCAATACAGTGTGCTGACTTCTTATAGTCCTAAGAGTAGACTAGAATTAAAAAGCTGTCTGAATGTTCTGAGACTACTGCAACAGCTCTTCCAGTATTTTTAATGACCTAACTCACTTTAGGCAGAGAAGCAGCCAgtgcttttcccttgtccaattcCTAGGCAAGAGAGAAATGTTGTATTTGAAGCCTGCTtatcctttttgtttgttttagagagAGAAATGACTGGACTGCTGTAAGTGCAGTTATGTAGTAAGCTGAAAGCTTAGGCAGGTTCTCTAACCGGTATGGAAGAACATACATACATTGTACATAAAAGCAGAATATTGACTATTGTTACAAATAAAATTGAGGTAGATTATGTTGGATATTCTACACTGTAGAATAATCACATCTGTATTTAAACTGTCAAAACTTTCGTAAATTTTGGTATGGGTTTTCTCAGGACAATGTGATCTTTGTCGTAGGGTATGTCCTTGAATTTGGAGCCCGACAATGTTGGTGTTGTTGTGTTTGGTAATGACAGACTGATCAAGGAAGGGGATGTTGTGAAGAGGACTGGTGCAATTGTAGATGTTCCAGTTGGGGAAGAGCTGCTGGGACGTGTTGTAGATGCCCTGGGCAATCCAATTGATGGGAAGGTAAGTATAACTAGGTTTTACTACCTCTGCTTGTATCTATGTGATGCAGACTGCAtcaggttttttcctgtcttttaagGGTCCTATTACATCTAAGATGCGTAGAAGAGTTGGCTTAAAGGCCCCTGGGATCATTCCCAGAATCTCTGTGCGCGAACCTATGCAGACTGGCATCAAGGCTGTGGACAGCTTGGTGCCAATTGGTCGTGGCCAGCGTGAGCTGATCATTGGTGACAGGCAGACTGGGTAAGTTAAATGCCCaagttaaaaatgtttctttaaacagAGATTCGAGTACAGCATGTGCTGATGTACAAAGCTGAACATAGAACTGTGTAGAGGTTGGGAGAAGTGTTGGCAGCTTAACTTACCAACCTCTGTCTTACACAGGAAAACTTCAATTGCAATTGACACAATAATCAACCAGAAAAGATTTAATGATGGAGCAGATGAGAAAAAGAAGCTGTACTGTATCTATGTTGCAATTGGCCAGAAGAGGTCTACTGTTGCTCAGCTGGTGAAGAGGCTCACTGATGCAGGTACAGATTTTTGAAGATGGTTGAGCCTGGCAACTAGTGACATCCTGTTCTCATTATAATGCTGAATTACTACTGTGACCTCTCCTAGCTGCGAGTATAGACAGAATTCTTTCCTTATTAAATGAGTGAACTACTTGCTTTTGTGAACAAGAAATCTTTCTAGGTATCTGGGGAATAAAACCTCCTTTTTGCTACATCACATTAGAAGACTAGTATGAGGCCCCAAAACTGCTGAATTGCTTCTGGAAAAGTCAGACTTTTTTCAGCAGAGTTGAGAGCTTCCTCTTGGCAGTCAGGCAGGCCTGATGACAAGTGATGGCCTACAAGTATTTATGGAATTGGCATGTTTCATATGTATGCAAGTCGGTGTGAATGGCAGTTGCAAGTTTAGTGGAGAGAGTTTACTGCCAAAACATAGACTTTACAGCCCAAACGTAAGGGATTAaatgatagcttttttttttcagaaacagtgatCTCATTGACCAAGGCTGTGTATGTAACAGCTTGCAAGAGACCAGTCACCTTACTTCTTGCCTGTGGGTCAGAGTCATACCTAGCAGGAAAATAAACCCATTTTAAAGACAGTAATTTGTTTGGTACTGTGAAACAAAGGGTAGTATCTCCTTGTAGAAGCTAGGAAATCACAGACTTCAAGGCTGAGTTACTTCTAGAACCAAAGTGTATCTTAGTGAAAGTTTAAACTTCATTTTACATGGGAAAGAAGTCTGCAAGTGTTAGACATTAGCTGCCACAAACTTGCTCTTGAAACTTAATGAGTTAGCTGAGTTAATGGATGTGTTAATCTAGTATGGTGTTTTTCTGTATAACAGTGTAGTGATGCTGCCTGGGCTTGCTTCAGCAACTAGTATTTCACATGCATATTGTATTTGCTGATTATGGGCATGATGAGGTAATAGACTCAGTGGTGTGTCTCCAATTCTTTGCAGATGCCATGAAGTACACTATTGTGGTGTCTGCCACAGCATCTGATGCAGCACCCCTTCAGTATCTGGCTCCGTATTCAGGCTGCTCCATGGGGGAATGCTTCAGAGATAATGGAAAACACGCGTTAATCATCTATGATGACTTATCCAAACAGGTCAGGAAACATTGTTTATCGGCCTCACAGTCTCTAGCATTGGTGTTTGTAGCTGTAAGATCACCTCAGGTTTagaaattcaaaattttaaatgagCTACTGAAGTCTGAAAGCTTTCTTTATACCACACAGGCTGTTGCCTATCGTCAGATGTCTCTGCTGCTGCGTCGTCCACCCGGTCGTGAAGCTTACCCAGGTGACGTGTTCTACCTGCACTCTCGCCTGCTGGAGAGAGCAGCCAAAATGAATGATTCCTTTGGAGGTGGCTCTCTGACTGCCTTGCCTGTCATAGAAACTCAGGCTGGTGATGTGTCTGCTTACATTCCAACCAATGTCATCTCCATCACTGATGGACAGGTAGGACATCTTCACATGCCGGTACTTCTGGGTAACATACTGACAGGTCTCTGAGGAGGCTTCTAGGCTTCTGACCAAGAtaataaaacaattttctcctACAGATCTTCTTGGAAACCGAGTTGTTCTACAAAGGTATCCGTCCAGCCATCAATGTTGGTCTGTCTGTGTCACGTGTAGGTTCAGCTGCTCAGACCAGGGCTATGAAGCAGGTAAGCATGAAACTGCTGCTCTTCCTCTCACTAGAGACGAGTAGTGTGTAGGCTTTTCAAACCATTTCACTCTAAAGAACTGTGAATAGAGAGGGAATAAAGCTTTGTAATCCTTAGTgttatgaaattataaaaaaacaaacTTTAGAGTTCTATTTGTTATTTCCATTGCCTGctgagagagggaggaggaaggaaaatagtATCTGTATAAAGATGTAGGACTGTTAAGTTTCGGTATGCTGAACTGGGTACTGACCTAACTAGAAATAGAGAATGCTCTCTTAATCCTGCGCTTTTAGTCCAGATACGAAATTAGAGAGGTTTAATATCAACTGTCACCATTTTAGGGAGGAATAGGATGCTTATGTTAAAAGGCCAAGCAGGTGGTGGGATTTTTAGAAATGCATATAATGATCTGTCAGAATTTTGAGATTCACTTGACTGGTATGCAAGGCAAAGCTGACTTGTGACGACTGTCAGCTGAAGACAACCTGCAAACTACTAGACTCATTTAAAAGGTGGTCAAACTCAGTCTGACCTGTGTCTTGTGTTGTAGGTGGCAGGTACCATGAAGCTGGAATTGGCTCAGTATCGTGAAGTAGCTGCCTTTGCTCAGTTTGGGTCTGATCTGGATGCTGCCACACAACAGCTGCTGAACCGTGGTGTACGTCTGACAGAGCTTCTCAAACAAGGACAGTATGGTGAGTGTCTTGGACATAACGAGTCTGCTTTTCCCATTAGTCTTTTGTGTTAACAAGGTTGGTCTTTGTGGCAGCATTACTTGAACCATGTTGTATACGTGTGGTTGATCTTCAAAGGAGGACTCTGTGTACAACTGATGTGTCCCGATGTAAGAGTTGCCAATGACA is from Strix aluco isolate bStrAlu1 chromosome W, bStrAlu1.hap1, whole genome shotgun sequence and encodes:
- the LOC141917681 gene encoding ATP synthase F(1) complex subunit alpha, mitochondrial-like: MFFARVAAALARFLPLQAGLISRNTLGAAFIATRNIHASKTCFQKTGTAEVSSILEERILGADTSAELEETGRVLSIGDGIARVYGLRNVQAEEMVEFSSGLKGMSLNLEPDNVGVVVFGNDRLIKEGDVVKRTGAIVDVPVGEELLGRVVDALGNPIDGKGPITSKMRRRVGLKAPGIIPRISVREPMQTGIKAVDSLVPIGRGQRELIIGDRQTGKTSIAIDTIINQKRFNDGADEKKKLYCIYVAIGQKRSTVAQLVKRLTDADAMKYTIVVSATASDAAPLQYLAPYSGCSMGECFRDNGKHALIIYDDLSKQAVAYRQMSLLLRRPPGREAYPGDVFYLHSRLLERAAKMNDSFGGGSLTALPVIETQAGDVSAYIPTNVISITDGQIFLETELFYKGIRPAINVGLSVSRVGSAAQTRAMKQVAGTMKLELAQYREVAAFAQFGSDLDAATQQLLNRGVRLTELLKQGQYVPMAIEEQVAVIYAGVRGHLDKLEPSKITKFESAFLAHVLSQHQDLLSTIGMEGKISDQTEAKLKEIVTSFLATFEA